The genome window TTGTGATGGGCATGTCATCACGTTTGCTTATAACGACATTTTCTATATCTTCGAGCGTTTGTAACTGGCCCGGAGAGCGCACCAGCCATTGCTCACCGTTGGGTTCGATATAACCTGCTCCGACATTTTGATTGTTATTTTTTAGGGCGTCAGCCACATCAGCCAATGTCAGCTTATAAGCAAGCAATTTTGCAGGATCAGGAGCGACCTGATACTCGCGTTCAAAACCGCCCACACTATTTATTTCAGTCACTCCCGGCACTTTGACTAACTGTGGACGGATAATCCAGTCTTGTATCGTTCTGAGATCTTCTGCTGTGTAGGGTTGACCATCTTCTTTAACGGCATCTTCTTCAGCGCTGATGGCGTAGGTGAATATTTCACCCAAACCACTAGCGACAGGACCAAGCTGAGGTTCAGCACCCAGAGGTAACTCAGTCCGTATAGATAACAAACGTTCACTGATTTGCTGACGAGCAAGGTAAATGTCCTTGTCATCTTCAAATACGACGGTGACTTGAGATAGACCATAACGCGAAATTGACCGTGTGTATTTCAATTCCGGCAAGCCAGCCATAGCCGTTTCAACCAAGTAAGTGACTCGCTGTTCAGACTCAAGTGGTGAATATCCTGGGACTTCGGTATTGATTTGTACCTGCTTGTTGGTGATGTCAGGCACGGCATCAATAGGTAATTTGTAGGCGTTATATACTCCAAGCCCAGCAATAATCAGCGTCAGGAACATGACCAGCCAGCGCTGGTTTATTGCAAAGCGGATAATGCTATCAATCATGCTCTGCTCCTAGTGTTCGTGACTTGCGCCATCTTTTAAGACTTCCGCCTTGAGAAGATAGCTATTGTTAATGACGTAGTCCGTACCGGCTTCAAGTCCACCAGTCACTTCAACATAATTTTTGTCCTGACGACCTAATTGAACCATTCTGACTTCAAAGACATTCCCAAATCGGCCGAATACTACAGGCATGTCTCGGAATGTCTGTAAAGCCGAGCGATTGACTGCCAGCGGGACCTCAACTCGTTCCACGATAACGTCAGCCATCACATGCATGCCGGGACGCCATTTTCCATCAGGGTTTGTAATGTTAGCTCTGGCTCTCGCTATGTGGCCACCGGTCATCTGTGGTGAGAGGTAATCGAGTTTACTTTTGGCTGTGTGTTCACCATGCAGATCGCTAACGATAACAGTCATACCTTTAGTGATTGCTTCAATGTCCTTGGGGAACATCGACATTTCAACCCAGACAGAAGACAAGTCACTGACTTCTACAAGCGTCCCAATATCTGTGTGATCGCCACGCTTAACTGGACGCAATGTCACTTCACCAGAGGCAGGACTAGTTACTGCATAGGTTTGCAAGGTTTGTTGATTACGAACGGTCAGTAGACGTTGGCCTTTTTTTACTTTGTCACCCGTTTGCACATCCACTTCTTGAACAATACCGGAGTATGGGGCATGAACATGGAAAACTTTATCTTCAGCTTTGCTGACAATCCCATACACGGTGTGAGTGACCGTAATCGTTTTTGCGCCTGCAGTTTCGGTTTCTACCTCAGACAATTCAAGTAAACGAGGTGGAATCTCGGCACGCCCCTCATAACTTTCAAAGTGCCAGTGATAATCATCACCTTTAAATCTAGCATTGACTTCAACCTCGAAAGAATGAGGTTCAACGATTTCAGCGTCACCCAGTAAATAATCGGACTCTGGACTGAAATCAATCAGATCTTGTTGTCCACCAGTACGATTAAGATGAACCGTTAGATTTACATCTTCTGGGTTAACCGTATCACCATTTTTCCAGTATGGATAAATTCGCATTTCTGGTGGAATGCCAGACTCGAAAATAGTGATTTCCAGATTAAGTCCATTACTTTCTAACAGTCTGCCTCCATGAGGTCCTTCAGGAGGTGATTCATGCGCATCGTCATCATGACCATGGCCGTGACCACCGGCAGCAAAAACAGATGAGTTAAAAAACAACGCCAGTATAAATAGATAC of Methylophaga marina contains these proteins:
- a CDS encoding efflux RND transporter periplasmic adaptor subunit, whose translation is MKLYLFILALFFNSSVFAAGGHGHGHDDDAHESPPEGPHGGRLLESNGLNLEITIFESGIPPEMRIYPYWKNGDTVNPEDVNLTVHLNRTGGQQDLIDFSPESDYLLGDAEIVEPHSFEVEVNARFKGDDYHWHFESYEGRAEIPPRLLELSEVETETAGAKTITVTHTVYGIVSKAEDKVFHVHAPYSGIVQEVDVQTGDKVKKGQRLLTVRNQQTLQTYAVTSPASGEVTLRPVKRGDHTDIGTLVEVSDLSSVWVEMSMFPKDIEAITKGMTVIVSDLHGEHTAKSKLDYLSPQMTGGHIARARANITNPDGKWRPGMHVMADVIVERVEVPLAVNRSALQTFRDMPVVFGRFGNVFEVRMVQLGRQDKNYVEVTGGLEAGTDYVINNSYLLKAEVLKDGASHEH